GCCGTCACCCTGAGCGAAGCGAGAGGTCCTCTTCCGGGAGATCCTTCGCTGCGCCCGGAATCAAGCGCCCGGGGCAATCTACTTCCATTTCAACGAGGTGTGTTGTGAAAGCCAGCGACCTGCGCAAGCTGTTCCTCGAATATTTTGCCGAGCGGGGGCATAAGATCGTCCCCAGCTCTTCCCTCGTTCCGAAGAACGACCCGTCGCTTCTGTTCACGAACGCGGGCATGGTCCAGTTCAAGGGGGTGTTCCTCGGCGAGGACGTGCGCGACTACAAGCGGGCAGTGACCTCGCAGAAGTGCGTGCGCGCCGGCGGGAAGCACAATGACCTCGAGAACGTCGGCCACACGGCCCGGCACCATACGTTTTTTGAGATGCTCGGGAACTTCTCCTTCGGCGACTATTTCAAGAAGGAAGCCATCGGGTTCGCCTGGGAGTTCCTGACCGACAAGGTGAAGCTCCCGAAGGACAAGCTCTGGGTCACGATCTACAAAGACGACGATGAGGCCTTCCAGCTCTGGCAGCGGGTCGCCGGCGTCAAGCCCGACCGAATCGTGCGGCTGGGCGAGAAGGACAATTTCTGGGCAATGGGCGACACGGGTCCGTGCGGGCCCTGCTCCGAGATCATCATCGACCAGGGGCCGGAGATGTCCTGCGGAAAGTCCACCTGCGCCGTGGGCTGCGACTGCGACCGGTTTCTCGAGATCTGGAACCTGGTGTTCATGCAGTACAACCGCGACGCGACGGGCAAGCTCACGCCGCTGCCCAAGCCTTCCATCGACACGGGCATGGGGCTGGAGCGTCTCTCCGCCGTGTGCCAGAACGTGCGGTCCAATTTCGAAACCGACCTGTTCCAGCCGATCATCAGGGAGATCGCAGCCATGGCGGGCGTCCCGTACCACAAGGACGAGCAGACCGACATCTCCTACCAGGTATGCGCCGATCATCTGCGCTCGATGACGTTCCTGATCTCCGACGGCGTGCTGCCGTCGAACGAGGGCAGGGGATACGTGCTGCGCCGGATCATCCGGAGGGCGAGCCGCTACGGGAGGCTGATCGGCATCCAGAAGCCGTTCCTGTACCGGCTCACGGGCGCGGTGGTTGACGCCATGCGCGCGGCGTACCCGGAGCTCGTGGACTCGCGCGAGCACGTGGCCAAGGTCGTGCTGCTGGAGGAGGAGCGGTTCGGACAGACACTCGATTCCGGCATGGCGCTCCTGAATGAGGCGGTCATGAGGCTCAAAGCCGGCAAGAAGAACAGGATCCCCGGCGACGTGCTGTTCAAACTCTACGATACCTTCGGGTTCCCGCTGGACCTCGTTGCCGACATGGCGCGGGACATGCACCTGGAGATCGACGAGGAAGGCTATCACCGGGCCATGCAGGAGCAGCGCGACAAGGCGCGGGCTGCCTGGGCGGGATCGGGCGAGGAAAAGATCAAGCCGGTCTACAGGGAGGTCGCCTCCGGAGTCAGGAAAACCGTGTTCAACGGCTACGGGCTGCTCGAGGGAACCGGAGAGGTTCTCGCGATCATTCAGGGCGATCGCCAGGTGAAGGAAGCGCGCGAGGGTGACGAGGCAGAGATCATCCTGGACCAGACGGTCTTCTATGCGGAGTCCGGGGGGCAGGTCGGAGACAAGGGTGAACTGCTTGGGGAGGCTGCCAAGTTCGAGGTCTCCGACACGGTGAAGCCGGTCGAAGGGCTGTTCATCCATCGGGGCAAAGTGAAGAAGGGCGGCTTCAAGGTCGGCGATGCGGTGCTCGCGAAGGTGGACGCCGGAGACCGGATGGACACGGTGCGCCACCATACGGCGACCCACATCCTGCATGCCACGCTCCGGTCGGTGCTGGGCGAGCACGTGAAGCAGGCGGGGTCGCTCGTGGCCCCGGACCGCTGCCGGTTCGACTTCACGCACTACACGGCGCTCACGGAGCGCGAGAAGGAACGGATCGAGGAGCTGGTGAACGAGCGGATCATCGAGAACCACCCCGTCGAGGTCGTGGAAATGGACATCGACCAGGCGATCTCCACGGGCGCCATGGCTCTTTTTGATGAAAAATACGGAGACAAGGTGCGCGTCGTGACCGTGAAGGACGTGAGCAAGGAGCTCTGCGGCGGCACCCACGCAGGTGCCAGCGGCGACCTCGGGCTGTTCAAGATCGTTTCGGAGTCGGGCATTGCGGCCGGAGTGAGGCGGCTCGAGATCCTCGCGGGCAGGCGCGCGTACCAGGCGGTCCGGAAAGAGGAGCAGAGCCTGCGAGAGATCGGTCAGATGCTGAAGGCCTCGGACCCGGACGTGGCCGGTCGCGTGGAGAGGCTCGTGAGCCAGTTGAAGGAGACGGAGAAGGAACTCGACCGGTTCAGGCACAAGATGCAGGCTTCCCAGGCGGGGGCCATCATCGAAGATGCCAAAGTGATCAGCGGTGTCAGAGTGCTGGCGAGGCGCGTGGAGAACATGGACCCGAAGGACCTCAGGGACTTCGGCGACAAACTGCGCGACAACATCAGGAGCGGCATCCTGGCGCTGGGGTCGGCCAAGGACGACAAGGTGAGCCTGATCGTTATGGTCTCGAAGGACCTGACTGGCCGCTTCAACGCCGGAACTATCATCAAGGAACTGGCTTCCATCCTCGGCGGGACCGGTGGCGGGAAGCCGGACCTGGCCCAGGCGGGGGGCAAGGATCCGGCCAAACTGGACGCGGCCCTGGACGCGCTCTATGGTATAATAAAAAAGGGATAGGTCTTTCGGCGGATACTTTAACGGAAATCACAGCCAAGGAGGGTACCATGACGGTTGCGGAGATCATCAAAAAGGCGATGCTGGCAGGTTTGGGTGCACAGGAAAAGGCAAAGGAATTCGTTGACGAACTGGTCAAGGCCGGCGAGCTCTCGAAGAGTGACGCCTCGTCTCTGGTCAAGGAGTGGGTCTCCAAGGCGGAGGACGGCCGCAAGGAATTCGACCATAAGATCAAGGACGCCGTCTCAGCGACATTCGAGAAACTGAACATCCCGTCGCGGGATGACATCGAAAAGATGGAAAAGAAACTCCAGAATATTTCCGCACGGCTGGCGAAGCTCGAGAACACGGAAGAGAAGGGCGCGGCTTAACCCGTCGCCCAAAACGCCCATGTCGCTGCTGGGTTTCTGGAGAAGACACTACCGGGACATTCCCCGCGTCAGGCAGATCATCCTGGTGGCGACCCGACACGGGTTCGGTCAGCTGGTCGAGCAGCTCGGACTGCAGCGGTTCGTATCGTTCGGGAGAAGGGTCCTGGCATTCAGAAAAGGGCCCCCCTCTGCTGACGAGCGGCGGACCACGCCTGAGCGGTTGCGCATCATGTTCGAGGAGCTCGGACCATCCTTCATCAAGTTCGGGCAGGTTCTTTCCTGCAGGCCTGATCTTCTTCCCGTCGAGTACGCACGCGAACTCTGCAGGCTCACCGACTCCGTTTCACCCTTTCCCTTCGAACAGGCAAAAGAGATCATTGAACAGGACCTCGGGGCTCCGCTGGAAGCCCTGTTCCTCGAGTTCGACCCTGTGCCGGTCGCGGCCGCTTCGATCGCGCAAGTGCACCGGGCCGTCCTGCTCGACGGCAGCGAGGTCATGGTCAAGGTCCAGCGCCCCCATATCGACCGGATCATCGACCGCGACATCAGCATCCTCCAGGGGATCGCAGAACTGATGGACGCCTACGTACCCGAGATCGCCGTTCATAATCCGAAGGGAATCGTCATCGAGTTCGCCCGCACGATCCACCGGGAGCTCGATTTCTTCATAGAGGCGTCCAATGCCACGCGGCTCCGGCGCAATTTCGAAGGGAGCAACGTGATGTACGTTCCCCGGGTCTATTCTCCCTTGACGACCCGGCATGTCCTCGTGCTCGAGCGGATCGAAGGCATCCGGATCGATGATCTCGACGCGATCGACCGGCAGGGCTTCGACCGTCATAGCATCGCCAAGGCGGGGGCGGATGCCTTTTTCAAGATGGTCTTCCAGGACGGCTTCTTCCACGGCGACCCTCACCCGGGCAACCTCTTTATCCTGCCCGACGGCAGGCTAGCGCCCGTGGATTTCGGCATCGTGGGCAGGGTCACCGAAGAGAACATGAGCTACTACAGCGATATCCTCATTGCCATCGCGGAGCGCGATTTTGACAAGCTCATCGACCAGTACGTGAACATTGGGTTCCTCTCCGACGAGCGGATGGACCGGGACACGCTGCGCCGTGAGTTGAAAGAGGACCTGGAAGAATTTTTGGAGCCTTATTACGGGATGTCGGTGAAGCAGGTGGATCTGGGCGCTTACCTGGACCGTCTGACGCAGATTTCCATCCGCTTCAAGCTGCGCATGCCCCAGAACCTGTATCTGGTGAACAAGACCCTGCTGACGATCGACGGCATTCTCCGGCAGCTCGAGCCTGATTTCAACCTCGTCGAGATGGCCGAACCCTATGTCGCACGGCTCATCAGGAAACAGAAGGATCCGCGCCGTGCGGCAAAGGCGGCCTGGAACAGCGTCAAGGAGTTCCAGAACATGTTCACGTCCGTCTCACATCAGTCGCAGACGCTGATCCGGAAACTGGTGCGGGATGATCTGCATATCAACGTGAGGCACGAGGAACTCGACCGGTTCATACGGGACGTGGATAAATCGAGCAACCGCCTTTCTTTCAGCATCCTGACGGCGGCCATCATCATCGCCTCTTCCATCGTGATCCATTCCGGCCTCGGTCACAGGATATTCGGCTTTCCCATCTTCGGCGTGATCGGATACAGCATCGCGGCAATCCTCGGGTTCTGGCTCCTGATCGGCATCCTGCGGTCGGGCCAGCTGTGAATCGCTCTTCTGCCTAAAAAAACCATTTCAAAATGATGGCTCCTGCGTTATAATAATAAAGTATGAAGATTGTCGACCTTGTTCGAGAGGCTCTGGCGTCAGGTGCGAGGGGGGCCCGGAAACATCCCTGGCCGTCCTTCCTGTTCGCCACGTTCACGCTGATCATAGCGATTCATTTCTACATCGCGCTTTTCGTGCCGCCGACCAAGGAAAAGGTCTGGAAGGAAGTGCAGGTTACGGAGGGCATGAGCTTCAAGGCGATCGCGGCATCTCTTCAGAAGGAAGGCGTCATCCGGTACCGCGGCTATTTCGAGATCATCGGCAGGCTGCAGGGCATCAGCCGGAAGGTGCGCGTGGGGTATTACGGCCTGCACACGAATATGCGTCTGTGGGACGTG
This genomic interval from Nitrospirota bacterium contains the following:
- the alaS gene encoding alanine--tRNA ligase; translated protein: MKASDLRKLFLEYFAERGHKIVPSSSLVPKNDPSLLFTNAGMVQFKGVFLGEDVRDYKRAVTSQKCVRAGGKHNDLENVGHTARHHTFFEMLGNFSFGDYFKKEAIGFAWEFLTDKVKLPKDKLWVTIYKDDDEAFQLWQRVAGVKPDRIVRLGEKDNFWAMGDTGPCGPCSEIIIDQGPEMSCGKSTCAVGCDCDRFLEIWNLVFMQYNRDATGKLTPLPKPSIDTGMGLERLSAVCQNVRSNFETDLFQPIIREIAAMAGVPYHKDEQTDISYQVCADHLRSMTFLISDGVLPSNEGRGYVLRRIIRRASRYGRLIGIQKPFLYRLTGAVVDAMRAAYPELVDSREHVAKVVLLEEERFGQTLDSGMALLNEAVMRLKAGKKNRIPGDVLFKLYDTFGFPLDLVADMARDMHLEIDEEGYHRAMQEQRDKARAAWAGSGEEKIKPVYREVASGVRKTVFNGYGLLEGTGEVLAIIQGDRQVKEAREGDEAEIILDQTVFYAESGGQVGDKGELLGEAAKFEVSDTVKPVEGLFIHRGKVKKGGFKVGDAVLAKVDAGDRMDTVRHHTATHILHATLRSVLGEHVKQAGSLVAPDRCRFDFTHYTALTEREKERIEELVNERIIENHPVEVVEMDIDQAISTGAMALFDEKYGDKVRVVTVKDVSKELCGGTHAGASGDLGLFKIVSESGIAAGVRRLEILAGRRAYQAVRKEEQSLREIGQMLKASDPDVAGRVERLVSQLKETEKELDRFRHKMQASQAGAIIEDAKVISGVRVLARRVENMDPKDLRDFGDKLRDNIRSGILALGSAKDDKVSLIVMVSKDLTGRFNAGTIIKELASILGGTGGGKPDLAQAGGKDPAKLDAALDALYGIIKKG
- a CDS encoding phasin family protein translates to MTVAEIIKKAMLAGLGAQEKAKEFVDELVKAGELSKSDASSLVKEWVSKAEDGRKEFDHKIKDAVSATFEKLNIPSRDDIEKMEKKLQNISARLAKLENTEEKGAA
- a CDS encoding AarF/UbiB family protein, producing MSLLGFWRRHYRDIPRVRQIILVATRHGFGQLVEQLGLQRFVSFGRRVLAFRKGPPSADERRTTPERLRIMFEELGPSFIKFGQVLSCRPDLLPVEYARELCRLTDSVSPFPFEQAKEIIEQDLGAPLEALFLEFDPVPVAAASIAQVHRAVLLDGSEVMVKVQRPHIDRIIDRDISILQGIAELMDAYVPEIAVHNPKGIVIEFARTIHRELDFFIEASNATRLRRNFEGSNVMYVPRVYSPLTTRHVLVLERIEGIRIDDLDAIDRQGFDRHSIAKAGADAFFKMVFQDGFFHGDPHPGNLFILPDGRLAPVDFGIVGRVTEENMSYYSDILIAIAERDFDKLIDQYVNIGFLSDERMDRDTLRRELKEDLEEFLEPYYGMSVKQVDLGAYLDRLTQISIRFKLRMPQNLYLVNKTLLTIDGILRQLEPDFNLVEMAEPYVARLIRKQKDPRRAAKAAWNSVKEFQNMFTSVSHQSQTLIRKLVRDDLHINVRHEELDRFIRDVDKSSNRLSFSILTAAIIIASSIVIHSGLGHRIFGFPIFGVIGYSIAAILGFWLLIGILRSGQL